A single window of Dehalococcoidia bacterium DNA harbors:
- a CDS encoding glycosyltransferase, with the protein MTETSVVICTWTEDRWNQLAAAVASVQAQTEPASELIVVVDHNAPLYERVRREHPGVVAVQSSEPRGAAGSKNSGIAHARGEFVAFLDDDAAAEPDWLARLREPFADPRVLGVGGTAAPVWESTETRWFPPEFNWIVGCSYAGLPRGSASVRNVFGCNMAFRAETLRSLGGFRHELGRVCADPLGCEETEFCIRLVQRWPGSLLMHEPRARVRHQVPAARSTWRYFRQRCYAEGISKAHVIRLVGARSGLESERRFAASVLPAAALRALAEGLRRRDGAALARSGAIVAGLTITTAGFLTGAATGRLSRRSGPRQATAPSLPGGLQRPERS; encoded by the coding sequence TTGACGGAAACCTCGGTTGTGATCTGCACGTGGACCGAAGATCGCTGGAACCAGCTTGCCGCCGCCGTCGCCTCGGTGCAGGCGCAAACCGAGCCGGCCAGCGAGTTGATCGTCGTCGTGGATCACAACGCCCCCCTTTACGAACGGGTCCGCCGTGAACATCCCGGCGTCGTCGCGGTGCAGAGCAGCGAGCCGCGGGGCGCGGCCGGCAGCAAGAACAGCGGCATCGCCCATGCCCGCGGCGAGTTCGTCGCCTTCCTCGACGACGACGCCGCGGCCGAACCCGACTGGTTGGCCAGGCTGCGCGAGCCGTTTGCCGATCCGCGCGTGCTCGGCGTAGGCGGCACGGCGGCGCCGGTCTGGGAGAGCACGGAGACCCGCTGGTTCCCGCCGGAGTTCAACTGGATCGTCGGTTGCAGCTACGCCGGCCTGCCGCGCGGCAGCGCCTCCGTGCGCAACGTCTTCGGCTGCAACATGGCGTTCCGCGCCGAGACGTTGCGGTCGCTCGGCGGCTTCCGGCACGAGCTTGGCCGGGTCTGCGCGGATCCACTCGGATGCGAGGAGACGGAGTTCTGTATTCGCCTGGTGCAGCGCTGGCCCGGCAGCCTGCTGATGCACGAGCCCCGCGCTCGTGTGCGGCACCAGGTGCCGGCGGCGCGCAGCACCTGGCGCTACTTCCGGCAGCGCTGCTACGCCGAGGGGATCTCCAAAGCGCACGTCATCCGGCTTGTCGGCGCCCGCTCCGGGCTGGAGAGCGAGCGCCGCTTCGCCGCCTCGGTGCTGCCTGCAGCGGCCCTGCGCGCCCTCGCTGAGGGCCTTCGCCGCCGCGATGGCGCCGCCCTGGCGCGCTCGGGCGCCATCGTCGCGGGCCTGACAATCACCACTGCCGGCTTTCTCACCGGCGCGGCTACCGGGCGGCTGTCGCGCCGGTCAGGGCCGCGGCAAGCAACGGCGCCATCGCTGCCCGGCGGGCTGCAGCGCCCGGAGCGATCGTGA
- a CDS encoding DUF1616 domain-containing protein, with amino-acid sequence MARKSAVRSLLLAATIVAVLCAALPALPAPLRALGAVPLALWLPGYWLSEGALPDQIRGAAERTALRLGLSLSVCILAGLGLNLTADGLTLNGWVLTLGGTALLASAAALLRGRGAPAVPQAREPATSAASPERRLWPGQRGALLFAAAGLVVAGAFVLVHGEAARQNATDFTQLWILPETSGSTHAAQLGFRNLESASRRYTLELRLNGDLVNRWGPITLAPRQSWQTEVSSPGGGPFAGPLEAVLYRADAPGSVYRRVLLRPAS; translated from the coding sequence ATGGCCCGTAAGTCAGCGGTCCGGTCACTGCTGCTCGCGGCCACGATCGTGGCGGTGCTGTGTGCGGCGTTGCCGGCGCTGCCGGCGCCGCTGCGGGCGCTCGGCGCCGTACCGCTGGCGCTGTGGCTGCCGGGCTACTGGTTGAGCGAGGGCGCCCTGCCCGATCAGATCCGCGGCGCTGCGGAGCGGACGGCGCTGCGCCTCGGGCTGAGCCTGAGCGTGTGCATCCTGGCGGGGCTGGGGCTCAACCTGACGGCCGACGGATTGACGCTGAACGGCTGGGTGTTGACGCTCGGCGGCACCGCGCTGCTGGCCAGCGCGGCGGCCTTGCTGCGCGGGCGCGGCGCGCCCGCGGTGCCACAAGCGCGAGAGCCGGCGACCTCGGCGGCGTCGCCGGAGCGCAGGCTCTGGCCCGGCCAACGAGGTGCGCTGCTCTTCGCCGCGGCCGGATTGGTTGTCGCCGGCGCCTTCGTCCTGGTTCATGGGGAGGCCGCGCGGCAGAACGCGACGGACTTCACCCAGTTGTGGATCCTGCCGGAGACGAGCGGCAGCACACATGCGGCGCAGCTCGGATTTCGCAATCTGGAGTCTGCCAGCCGCAGGTACACCCTGGAGTTGCGGCTGAACGGCGACCTGGTGAACCGCTGGGGGCCGATCACGCTCGCACCGCGGCAGAGCTGGCAAACGGAGGTATCCTCGCCTGGCGGGGGGCCGTTTGCCGGGCCGTTGGAAGCGGTGTTGTATCGAGCCGATGCGCCCGGCAGCGTCTATCGTCGGGTGTTGCTGCGGCCCGCCTCGTGA
- a CDS encoding PIG-L family deacetylase, with the protein MQRSKRVDLFSAMASSALLAIGGVVRLPPAESQSERGSRGGPSVRWPAHAVDTRPFPRPAAVRRTGAVLVAVAHPDDETLMMGGTLARLAHEGRRVVVVCATRGEAGAIADEHLATRATLGEAREQELIRACQSLGIARPIVLSFPDGGLQDVDPRDLAERFGEAIRGVGPCVVVTWGADGGYGHPDHIAVHAAATTAFFRTTTEVGGPGALYYVLVRQPRLVRLVRRVKRLALARGRSVRPNAASLRPTTYVDVACFSKARLAAMREYRSQLPADLWLRGVSGLLSPRNNFAFSRVERFSRAYPALRPDEPAEQALWTGSAPPR; encoded by the coding sequence ATGCAGCGGTCGAAGCGGGTGGACCTGTTCTCGGCGATGGCGAGCAGCGCCCTGCTGGCGATCGGCGGTGTGGTGCGCCTGCCTCCGGCGGAGAGCCAGAGCGAGCGGGGCTCGCGCGGTGGGCCGTCCGTCCGCTGGCCGGCCCACGCGGTGGATACCCGACCCTTCCCACGGCCGGCCGCTGTGCGACGGACGGGCGCGGTGCTGGTGGCGGTGGCACATCCGGACGACGAAACCTTGATGATGGGCGGCACGCTGGCGCGCCTCGCCCATGAAGGCCGCCGCGTGGTGGTCGTCTGCGCCACGCGCGGCGAAGCGGGCGCGATCGCCGATGAGCACCTTGCCACGCGCGCGACCCTGGGCGAGGCGCGTGAGCAGGAGCTGATTCGAGCCTGCCAGAGCCTGGGTATCGCGCGCCCGATCGTGCTCTCGTTTCCGGACGGTGGCCTGCAGGACGTCGACCCGCGCGACCTCGCCGAGCGCTTCGGCGAGGCTATACGCGGGGTAGGACCGTGTGTGGTCGTGACCTGGGGTGCGGACGGAGGGTACGGCCATCCCGATCACATAGCCGTGCACGCGGCAGCCACCACGGCCTTCTTTCGCACCACGACCGAGGTCGGTGGCCCGGGCGCGCTCTACTACGTCCTGGTGCGGCAGCCACGCCTGGTGCGGCTCGTACGGCGGGTGAAGCGCCTCGCCCTCGCGCGTGGCCGAAGCGTGCGCCCGAACGCGGCGTCGCTGCGGCCCACCACGTACGTGGATGTCGCCTGTTTCAGCAAGGCGCGTCTGGCAGCCATGCGCGAGTACCGCAGCCAGCTTCCGGCCGACCTTTGGCTGCGCGGCGTCAGCGGGCTGCTGTCGCCGCGCAACAACTTCGCCTTCTCGCGCGTCGAGCGCTTCAGCCGCGCCTACCCCGCCTTGCGGCCCGATGAACCGGCGGAGCAGGCGCTCTGGACCGGCTCCGCGCCCCCGCGCTAG
- a CDS encoding methyltransferase domain-containing protein, whose product MKNLLQTPGEWAARNQALARSMRRLIAAHAPVASRNGIDIGCQDGRLVDGLSALTGLSWCGVDPAIASGKPSPDGFPMLHGWAHELPFGDGAFDCAVLANVYEHIAPELRLASLTEIRRVLRPGGLLVGQLPNPYFPIESHSRLPFMGWLPAAWQRPYWRLAPVEWEHDFYVVTIADLKRRARRAGFAPVEIRRYHYPSSVIPARLRPSYRRFSGLINAIPWAWQFAFRRA is encoded by the coding sequence TTGAAGAACCTGTTGCAAACGCCGGGGGAATGGGCGGCGCGAAATCAGGCGCTCGCACGCTCGATGCGGCGCCTGATCGCGGCGCACGCGCCGGTCGCGAGCCGCAACGGCATCGATATCGGCTGCCAGGATGGGCGGCTGGTCGACGGCCTGTCGGCCTTGACCGGCCTCTCCTGGTGCGGCGTCGATCCGGCGATCGCCAGCGGCAAGCCGTCGCCCGACGGCTTCCCCATGCTGCACGGCTGGGCGCACGAACTGCCCTTTGGCGACGGCGCGTTCGATTGCGCGGTGCTGGCGAATGTCTACGAGCACATCGCGCCGGAGTTGCGGCTTGCCTCGCTCACGGAGATCCGGCGCGTGTTGCGGCCCGGCGGCCTGCTCGTCGGCCAGTTGCCCAATCCGTACTTCCCGATCGAGTCGCATAGCCGCCTGCCGTTCATGGGTTGGCTCCCTGCCGCGTGGCAACGGCCCTACTGGCGCCTGGCTCCGGTCGAGTGGGAGCACGACTTTTATGTCGTGACAATCGCCGACCTGAAGCGCCGTGCCAGGCGAGCCGGCTTCGCCCCGGTCGAGATCCGTCGCTACCATTACCCGTCCTCGGTGATTCCGGCGCGGCTGCGCCCCAGCTATCGCCGCTTTTCCGGCCTGATCAACGCCATACCCTGGGCCTGGCAGTTTGCCTTCCGGCGAGCGTGA
- a CDS encoding glycosyltransferase family 2 protein, translated as MPSVSVVIPALNEAENLPHVLPRIPAWVDEVLVVDGHSTDGTAEVARALRPGVTIVTQEGKGKGAALRSGFAAASGDIVVMLDADGSMDPAHIPAYVGLLRTGADFVKGSRFLQGGGTSDMPLYRRMGNSGFVLLVRLAFGGRYSDLCYGYNAFWRCHLDVLELDGDGFEIETMMNVRALRAGLRVAEVPSFEAKRVYGNSRLRTIPDGFRVLRTILRERFRRQQAASQPLEPRRSDA; from the coding sequence TTGCCCAGCGTCAGCGTCGTGATTCCGGCGTTGAACGAGGCCGAGAACCTGCCGCACGTTCTGCCCCGCATCCCCGCCTGGGTGGACGAGGTGCTTGTGGTCGACGGCCACTCGACGGACGGCACCGCCGAGGTCGCTCGTGCGCTGCGGCCGGGTGTGACGATCGTGACGCAGGAGGGCAAGGGCAAGGGCGCGGCCCTGCGCAGCGGCTTTGCGGCGGCCAGCGGCGACATCGTGGTCATGCTGGATGCCGATGGCTCGATGGACCCGGCGCACATTCCCGCCTACGTCGGCCTGCTGCGCACGGGCGCCGACTTCGTCAAGGGATCGCGCTTCTTGCAGGGCGGTGGTACGTCCGACATGCCGCTCTACCGCCGCATGGGCAACTCGGGCTTCGTGCTGCTCGTGCGCCTCGCCTTCGGCGGGCGCTACTCCGATCTCTGCTACGGCTACAACGCCTTCTGGCGCTGCCACCTGGACGTACTCGAACTCGACGGCGACGGCTTTGAGATCGAGACGATGATGAACGTCCGCGCCCTGCGCGCCGGGCTCCGAGTCGCAGAGGTGCCGAGCTTCGAGGCGAAGCGCGTCTACGGCAACAGCCGCCTGCGCACCATTCCGGACGGCTTCCGCGTGCTGCGCACCATCCTGCGCGAGCGCTTCCGCCGCCAGCAAGCCGCGTCGCAGCCGCTCGAGCCAAGGCGATCCGACGCGTAA